One Echinicola strongylocentroti DNA window includes the following coding sequences:
- a CDS encoding family 43 glycosylhydrolase — MKKMKTNWLGFLLALLTVSACQSTKEKSQNEKAVKPLAIVNPVFPGDHPDPTVVKVGEYFYASATSNEWAPLFPIFKSADLVNWEIVNYVFPEGAPDWARNNFWAPELAYDEKQGKFYAYYTARDKESNRLSVAVASADSPEGKFTDHGPLVAQEAGSIDAFEARDENGKLFLTWKEDGNSRGLPTPIWAQEINEERTKLLGEPHELFRNDQEWEMHLIEGISIFRKNDYFYATYSAGACCDVACNYRAGVARAKNLLGPWEKYEKNPVLMDNADWKCAGHGTVVKKGNEHYLLYHAYSTEGSVYVGREGVLEKINWTEDGWPVFENKATYDREKASLTFTDDFSTNLNPIWQWRVTQDIQYSTGDQGLLLAASEENEQLGTLLVQKSTSPDYSIEVTIDPAKSDAMGGILLVGGANNGFGAPVAGMGIAVTDGEVQVIENRDQELDVKATEGLAGNTLLRLKMEVVEGHLLRFSYRQDGAEWSTIGAQYDAAHLVPWGMGYRLGIFAKGKSGQQVNYKQVNISAN; from the coding sequence ATGAAAAAAATGAAAACGAACTGGCTTGGTTTTTTGTTGGCTCTTTTGACTGTTTCAGCGTGTCAGTCTACCAAAGAAAAAAGTCAAAATGAAAAGGCAGTCAAGCCATTGGCCATCGTCAATCCCGTCTTTCCGGGAGATCACCCTGATCCGACCGTAGTAAAAGTAGGGGAGTATTTTTATGCTTCTGCCACATCCAATGAATGGGCACCGCTCTTCCCGATCTTCAAGTCAGCCGATTTGGTAAATTGGGAAATCGTAAATTATGTCTTTCCGGAGGGCGCTCCTGACTGGGCAAGGAACAATTTCTGGGCCCCAGAATTGGCCTATGATGAAAAACAAGGGAAGTTTTATGCTTATTACACGGCAAGGGATAAAGAAAGCAACCGGCTTAGCGTGGCGGTGGCCAGCGCAGATTCCCCAGAAGGCAAATTTACCGATCATGGTCCATTGGTAGCCCAAGAGGCAGGCTCTATCGATGCCTTTGAAGCTCGGGACGAAAATGGCAAGCTATTTTTAACCTGGAAGGAAGATGGGAACAGCCGAGGACTTCCCACACCGATTTGGGCACAGGAAATCAACGAAGAAAGGACCAAGCTGCTCGGAGAACCCCATGAGCTTTTTCGCAATGATCAGGAATGGGAAATGCACCTGATCGAAGGCATCAGCATTTTCCGGAAAAATGATTACTTCTACGCAACTTATTCGGCAGGAGCCTGCTGTGACGTGGCCTGTAATTACAGGGCAGGGGTAGCCAGGGCAAAAAACCTGTTAGGCCCTTGGGAAAAGTACGAAAAGAATCCGGTGCTGATGGATAATGCCGATTGGAAATGCGCGGGACATGGCACCGTGGTCAAAAAAGGGAATGAGCATTATCTGCTCTATCATGCGTATAGTACCGAGGGAAGTGTCTATGTAGGACGTGAAGGAGTGCTTGAAAAAATCAATTGGACAGAAGATGGCTGGCCTGTTTTTGAGAACAAGGCTACCTATGACCGGGAAAAAGCTTCGCTGACATTCACCGATGATTTTAGCACAAACCTCAATCCGATCTGGCAGTGGCGAGTGACCCAGGATATTCAGTACTCCACTGGTGACCAAGGACTCCTTTTGGCTGCCTCAGAGGAAAATGAGCAGCTGGGTACCCTGTTGGTGCAGAAATCCACCTCTCCTGATTACTCCATCGAAGTGACGATCGACCCCGCTAAAAGCGACGCTATGGGAGGGATCCTTCTGGTGGGCGGTGCCAATAACGGATTTGGCGCACCTGTGGCTGGAATGGGCATAGCGGTGACTGATGGAGAAGTACAGGTGATCGAAAATCGCGACCAAGAACTGGATGTAAAAGCAACAGAGGGACTGGCAGGAAATACCTTGTTGAGGTTGAAAATGGAGGTGGTCGAAGGGCATTTATTGCGGTTTAGTTACCGTCAGGACGGTGCGGAATGGTCCACTATCGGAGCACAGTATGATGCAGCACATTTGGTTCCGTGGGGCATGGGGTACCGCTTGGGGATTTTTGCCAAAGGCAAGTCAGGTCAACAGGTGAACTATAAGCAGGTAAATATCTCAGCGAATTGA
- a CDS encoding cellulase family glycosylhydrolase: MIKKPINLLASLSLAVMLLSCGGKQHTEEKEATIQETSSEVNGERWSKEKAKSWYAAQDWLVGANFNPSNSINQLEMWQKDTFSPKLIDKELGWAEDIGMNTMRVYLHDLAYQQDPEGFLDRMDQMLVLMEKHHMKPLFVIFDSCWDPFPEAGTQRAPKPHVHNSGWVQSPGYYALEDSTQYPRLEKYVKAVVSRFANDDRILGWDIWNEPDNDTGVSYRDKEHPNKVEYVLPLMKDAFAWARSQHPSQPLTSGVWLGDWSSEEAMTPLQLAQLHLSDIISFHNYDSPAEFQKRIDWLKRYDRPMLCTEYMARPNGSTFEGFLPIAKEGNIAMFNWGLVDGKTQTKYPWDSWEKEYTAEPALWFHEVFQTDGTPYKKSETDLIKSLTAR; the protein is encoded by the coding sequence ATGATAAAGAAACCTATAAACCTACTTGCCTCCCTTAGTTTGGCAGTAATGCTGCTGAGCTGTGGAGGTAAGCAACATACAGAAGAAAAAGAAGCAACTATTCAGGAAACATCCTCAGAAGTAAACGGAGAAAGATGGAGCAAGGAAAAAGCCAAGTCCTGGTATGCGGCCCAAGATTGGCTTGTTGGCGCCAATTTCAATCCTAGTAACTCCATTAATCAATTGGAGATGTGGCAGAAGGATACTTTTTCGCCAAAACTGATCGATAAAGAACTGGGCTGGGCAGAAGATATCGGCATGAACACCATGCGAGTGTACCTGCATGACCTGGCATACCAGCAAGACCCTGAGGGTTTTTTGGATCGAATGGACCAAATGCTGGTACTGATGGAAAAACACCACATGAAGCCATTGTTCGTGATTTTTGATTCCTGCTGGGACCCCTTTCCTGAGGCGGGTACACAGCGCGCTCCTAAGCCACATGTCCATAATTCCGGTTGGGTACAAAGCCCCGGCTACTACGCCCTGGAAGACAGTACGCAATATCCAAGATTGGAAAAATATGTAAAGGCTGTCGTGAGTAGATTTGCCAATGATGACCGTATTTTGGGCTGGGATATCTGGAATGAGCCGGACAATGACACGGGCGTTTCCTATAGGGATAAAGAGCATCCAAACAAGGTAGAATATGTGCTTCCCTTGATGAAAGATGCTTTTGCCTGGGCAAGGTCGCAACACCCTTCACAGCCACTGACCTCTGGTGTATGGCTGGGAGATTGGTCTTCTGAGGAAGCGATGACGCCACTCCAATTGGCACAGCTCCACCTTTCTGATATCATCTCCTTTCACAACTATGATTCACCAGCAGAATTTCAAAAGCGCATCGATTGGCTGAAGCGGTATGATCGGCCGATGCTTTGTACAGAATACATGGCCCGTCCAAACGGCAGCACCTTTGAAGGCTTTTTGCCTATTGCCAAGGAGGGAAATATAGCGATGTTCAACTGGGGATTGGTAGATGGAAAAACCCAGACCAAGTATCCTTGGGACAGCTGGGAGAAGGAATATACTGCCGAACCAGCCCTTTGGTTTCATGAAGTATTCCAAACGGATGGTACCCCGTATAAAAAATCCGAGACAGATTTGATCAAGTCCTTGACTGCGAGATGA
- a CDS encoding glycosyltransferase family 2 protein yields the protein MPEKRSISVIIPNYNGKHLLEKYLPATLEATEQAGVSVEVIVVDDASTDGSAAFIAHHFPSVQVLVNSENKGFSYTCNQGIKAAQYDLVMLLNSDVALEKDYFDRLWKYFDQSDTFGVMGQIINSQGKTEDAARMMAFQGMKFKATHFYYSKDPEKWLSTAYLSGANALIDRKKLLELGGFDEIYSPFYVEDVDLSFRAWRMGWKCYYDHQSICHHEVSSTTKKHHTKKKLYPFLYRNKFILQAIHLDGMDLWKWRFQLILVEIMPRVLLGKWWIIKAYLAYWKKQPEIAHSKTKLKKLMQKHQGQKSLFDIKKEVFDTVKS from the coding sequence ATGCCAGAAAAAAGGAGCATTTCGGTCATTATCCCAAACTATAACGGAAAGCATCTGCTGGAAAAGTACCTTCCTGCTACACTGGAAGCTACTGAACAAGCAGGAGTTTCTGTGGAAGTGATCGTAGTGGATGATGCTTCTACTGATGGATCGGCAGCATTTATAGCTCATCATTTCCCCAGTGTCCAAGTACTGGTCAATTCCGAAAACAAGGGTTTTTCCTATACCTGCAATCAAGGCATCAAGGCTGCCCAATATGACCTGGTCATGTTGCTCAATTCGGATGTGGCCTTGGAGAAAGACTACTTTGACAGGTTATGGAAGTATTTTGACCAATCGGACACTTTTGGTGTGATGGGGCAGATCATCAATAGCCAAGGCAAAACAGAAGACGCTGCCAGGATGATGGCCTTCCAGGGAATGAAGTTTAAAGCCACGCATTTCTACTACTCCAAGGACCCGGAAAAGTGGCTGTCCACCGCCTACCTTTCCGGTGCCAATGCCCTTATCGATCGCAAAAAGCTACTTGAGCTGGGTGGTTTTGATGAAATCTACTCTCCTTTCTATGTCGAGGACGTGGATCTCAGCTTCAGGGCTTGGCGAATGGGCTGGAAGTGTTATTATGACCACCAGTCCATCTGCCATCACGAAGTCTCCTCCACCACCAAAAAACACCATACCAAAAAGAAGCTCTATCCCTTTCTTTATAGAAACAAGTTTATCCTACAAGCCATCCATTTGGATGGAATGGACCTATGGAAGTGGCGTTTTCAGTTGATCCTAGTCGAAATAATGCCACGGGTACTGCTCGGAAAATGGTGGATCATCAAGGCCTATTTGGCCTACTGGAAAAAACAACCTGAGATCGCACACTCCAAAACCAAATTGAAAAAGCTCATGCAAAAACATCAAGGACAAAAAAGTCTGTTTGACATCAAGAAAGAGGTTTTTGATACGGTAAAGAGTTAG
- a CDS encoding sialidase family protein: MIKDVWFFGIVMVMTSCFGAGSTPDPNNYTIRWDQSTVQKVSGDGYHYAGYARCRELADGNLGLAYEGNGNIFFRIRTEKGWQAPVLVAAGAPDVGMAVPDFTVLDDGDVLLGYNPRPRRNAEDKHFGIRTVNSTDNGTTWKDDQLVYEAGASFGDGCWEPVFLQLPDGDIQLYFADESIFTQSDEQRIAMISSSDGGNTWTKTPKTVSFRAGARDGMPVPVWLAKEKQVALAIEDNGSGPFKPYILFSEGKEWEEIGGDSARRRYAMSDSLPEQDYAGAPYLAKAPNGLVLLSFQWGDRLEDAQMAVAIGEENARNFTNTTRPFDLPRGKTGHWNSLTVLEDGKILALTSTNGYSENGKTEVWMIEGELVRK, from the coding sequence ATGATAAAGGACGTGTGGTTTTTTGGAATAGTAATGGTGATGACTTCCTGCTTTGGTGCGGGAAGTACTCCGGATCCCAACAACTATACGATTCGCTGGGATCAATCCACGGTACAGAAAGTTTCAGGAGATGGGTATCACTATGCAGGCTATGCCAGATGCCGGGAATTGGCAGATGGTAACCTAGGGCTGGCGTATGAAGGCAATGGCAATATATTTTTTAGAATCAGGACAGAAAAGGGGTGGCAAGCGCCAGTTCTCGTGGCTGCTGGGGCTCCTGATGTAGGAATGGCGGTGCCGGATTTTACTGTTTTGGACGATGGAGATGTATTGCTGGGCTATAATCCGCGACCAAGGAGAAATGCCGAGGATAAGCATTTCGGCATTCGTACGGTAAATAGCACGGACAATGGAACGACCTGGAAAGATGACCAGCTTGTGTATGAAGCAGGAGCGAGCTTCGGTGATGGCTGCTGGGAGCCTGTGTTTCTCCAACTTCCGGATGGTGATATCCAGCTTTACTTTGCCGATGAAAGCATCTTCACCCAGTCCGATGAGCAGCGAATAGCCATGATAAGTTCCTCCGATGGTGGTAACACTTGGACTAAAACCCCTAAGACGGTGAGTTTTAGAGCGGGTGCCAGAGATGGTATGCCTGTACCAGTATGGTTAGCAAAAGAAAAACAGGTTGCGCTAGCGATAGAGGACAATGGCAGCGGCCCCTTCAAACCCTATATTCTTTTCAGTGAAGGGAAGGAATGGGAAGAGATCGGGGGAGATTCTGCCCGTCGACGCTATGCCATGTCAGACAGCCTTCCTGAGCAGGATTATGCGGGAGCTCCTTATTTGGCCAAGGCACCCAATGGACTTGTATTACTGTCTTTCCAATGGGGTGACCGGTTAGAGGATGCGCAGATGGCCGTAGCGATAGGGGAAGAAAATGCCCGGAATTTCACCAATACTACTAGGCCATTTGATTTGCCAAGGGGTAAAACCGGCCACTGGAACAGCCTTACGGTATTGGAAGATGGGAAGATACTGGCCCTGACGAGTACCAATGGATATTCTGAAAATGGTAAGACGGAGGTATGGATGATCGAAGGAGAATTGGTCAGAAAATAG
- a CDS encoding family 43 glycosylhydrolase encodes MKTHNILKIGLAFLLYSSSIGLLWAQQMMFADSSRLGRPFSKDPHVVRFEGRYLMYFSVPPIPDQPGGWGIAVAESDDLVHWERIGEIAATEEYEKNGFCAPGALVKDGKVHLFYQTYGNGSKDAICHAYSSDGIHFTRNTSNPIFAPPANDWSNGRAIDAEVYAFKAHYYLYFATRDPKGEIQMQGVAMADADTDFGRGEWTMAKDASILKPELDWEGKCVEGASIIKRNGQLYMFYAGSYNNAPQQVGVAVSKDGVNWKRVFDQPFLPNGKPGEWNSSESGHPHIFDDKETGKSYLFYQGNDDNGHTWWLSNVEVGWKKGKPYLKE; translated from the coding sequence ATGAAAACACATAATATATTGAAAATTGGTCTTGCCTTCCTGCTGTACAGTTCATCTATAGGGTTATTATGGGCGCAGCAAATGATGTTTGCCGATTCTAGCAGGTTAGGCAGGCCATTTTCCAAGGATCCTCATGTGGTCAGGTTTGAAGGTCGCTACCTGATGTACTTTTCAGTTCCGCCCATTCCCGACCAACCTGGCGGATGGGGTATTGCGGTGGCCGAAAGTGATGATTTGGTCCATTGGGAGCGAATAGGGGAGATAGCAGCGACCGAAGAGTATGAAAAAAATGGCTTCTGTGCCCCAGGAGCATTGGTAAAGGACGGTAAGGTACACCTGTTTTACCAGACCTATGGCAACGGATCCAAGGATGCCATTTGCCACGCCTATTCCAGCGATGGGATTCATTTTACCCGCAATACCAGCAATCCTATTTTCGCACCTCCCGCCAATGACTGGAGCAATGGCCGCGCCATCGATGCAGAAGTGTATGCTTTCAAGGCACATTATTATCTGTATTTTGCGACCCGGGATCCTAAGGGCGAGATCCAGATGCAGGGTGTAGCCATGGCAGATGCAGACACGGACTTTGGCCGGGGTGAATGGACGATGGCAAAAGACGCCTCCATTCTCAAGCCGGAACTGGACTGGGAAGGAAAGTGTGTGGAGGGGGCTTCTATCATCAAACGAAATGGCCAACTCTATATGTTTTATGCCGGCAGCTATAACAATGCCCCCCAACAGGTAGGAGTGGCCGTCAGCAAGGATGGTGTGAACTGGAAGCGGGTTTTTGATCAGCCCTTTTTGCCCAATGGAAAGCCGGGAGAGTGGAATAGCAGTGAATCTGGCCATCCCCATATATTTGATGATAAAGAAACGGGGAAATCCTATCTTTTTTATCAAGGAAATGATGACAATGGCCACACCTGGTGGCTCTCCAATGTGGAAGTGGGATGGAAAAAGGGAAAACCTTACCTGAAGGAATAA
- a CDS encoding glycoside hydrolase family 43 protein, which yields MRTTLAITALALAGTVACQSKTSNDSTSTSVKAEETKRAGNPIVEGWYADPEGIIYGDTYWIYPTYSDDYEKQVFMDAFSSKDLVNWTKHERIIDTTEVKWAEKAMWAPGVISKDDKYYLFFAANDVHEGEVGGIGVAVADQPQGPFKDLLGEPLINEIVNGAQPIDQYIFKDQDGTYYMYYGGWGHCNVVKLNDDFTGIVPFEDGELYKEVTPEGYVEGPFMFIKDGKYYFMWSEGGWGGPDYSVAYAIADSPFGPFEREDIILQQDAEVATGAGHHSVLHAPGEEDYYIVYHRRPLTETHHNHRATCIDKMEFDENGKIKPVKITFEGVAADPLQ from the coding sequence ATGAGAACTACGTTAGCAATAACAGCACTGGCACTGGCCGGGACAGTAGCTTGCCAGTCAAAAACCTCCAACGATAGCACGTCGACTTCAGTAAAAGCCGAAGAGACGAAACGTGCTGGAAACCCGATCGTGGAAGGTTGGTATGCAGATCCGGAAGGAATTATCTATGGGGATACTTATTGGATTTATCCTACTTATTCGGACGACTATGAAAAGCAAGTCTTTATGGATGCTTTTTCTTCTAAGGATCTTGTGAACTGGACCAAGCATGAGCGCATCATTGACACTACAGAGGTAAAATGGGCAGAAAAAGCCATGTGGGCACCAGGTGTCATCAGCAAGGACGATAAGTATTACCTGTTTTTTGCGGCAAACGATGTGCATGAAGGTGAAGTGGGCGGTATCGGAGTGGCTGTGGCAGATCAGCCGCAGGGACCGTTCAAGGATTTGCTCGGTGAGCCCTTGATCAATGAGATCGTAAATGGCGCCCAGCCGATTGACCAGTATATCTTTAAAGACCAAGACGGTACCTATTACATGTACTACGGTGGTTGGGGGCACTGTAATGTGGTGAAGCTCAACGATGACTTTACCGGTATCGTGCCATTTGAAGATGGAGAGTTGTACAAGGAGGTGACACCTGAAGGCTATGTGGAAGGACCGTTCATGTTTATTAAAGATGGCAAATATTATTTTATGTGGTCTGAAGGTGGCTGGGGTGGTCCGGATTATTCGGTGGCCTATGCGATTGCAGATAGCCCTTTTGGTCCTTTTGAAAGAGAAGATATCATCCTCCAGCAAGATGCGGAGGTAGCCACTGGTGCTGGTCACCACTCGGTGCTACATGCTCCGGGAGAGGAAGATTACTATATCGTTTATCACAGAAGACCACTTACGGAAACCCACCATAATCACCGGGCGACCTGTATCGATAAGATGGAGTTTGATGAAAACGGAAAGATCAAACCAGTGAAAATCACGTTTGAGGGAGTGGCTGCTGATCCGTTACAGTAG